The Bradyrhizobium sp. WSM471 genome includes the window GCCTTTGTTGGCGGCTGCAAACAAGCTAGCAAGATGGCATTGCTCCCTTCACGTGTTCCTCAGGTATTCGATCAATCCCATGAAAATCCGCAAAGCCGTATTTCCCGTTGCCGGCCTCGGCACCCGTGTCCTGCCCGCCACCAAGGCGATGCCGAAGGAAATGCTGACGATCGTCGACAAGCCGCTGATCCAGTACGTCTATGACGAGGCCAGGGAAGCCGGCATCGAGCACTTCATCTTCGTCACCGGCCGCAACAAAAGCGTCATCGAAGATCATTTCGACCGGATGTTCGAGCTCGATGCGACGCTGGCCGCGCGCGGCAAGAAGACCGAGCAGGACGTTCTAGCGCAGAACCAGCCCGAAGCCGGCGCCGTCAGCTTCACCCGCCAGCAGGCGCCGCTCGGCCTCGGTCACGCGGTCTGGTGCGCGCGCGACATCGTCGGCAACGAACCGTTCGCGGTCGTGCTGCCCGACGAACTCGTGCTCAATTCGCCCGGCTGCCTGAAGCAGATGATCGACACCGCCAGCAAGCTCGGGGAAAAATCCAACGTCATCGCGGTCGAGCCGGTGCCCGATCATCTGACCCATCAATACGGCATCTGCGGCGTCGGCAAACGCACCGGCAAGATGTTCGAGGTCGACGGCATGGTCGAGAAGCCGGCCAAGGGCACCGCGCCATCCAACCTCTCGATCACCGGCCGCTACATCCTGCAGCCGGAGATCTTCAAGATCCTGGAGACCCAGGAGCGCGGCGCCGGCGGCGAGATCCAGCTCACCGACGCCATGATCGGCCTCGCCAGATCGCAAAAATTTTACGGCGTCGAGTTCGAGGGCGAGCGCCACGATTGCGGCTCCAAGCCCGGCTTCCTCCGCGCCAACATCGCCTACGGCCTGAAGCGGCCGGAACTGCGTGACGGGCTCATTGCGGAAATGAAGAAGTATTTGGGGCAGTAGTCTCTGTCGTCCCGGCCTAGTGCGCAATTGCGCACGGGGGGCCGGGACCCATACCCCCAGGGAGCAGTTTGGCGAAGACTCGTCGTTCGGTACTTCTATCGGTTTGCGATCGATAGACCTCGCGGTATGGGTCCCGGCCTTCGCCGGGACGACACTGAAGTTGTGGCGAGCGACACGCTCCGATGCCGAGACTCACGCCACCAGCGACAGCTTCGGCGGGCTTGCGACCACCGA containing:
- a CDS encoding UTP--glucose-1-phosphate uridylyltransferase produces the protein MKIRKAVFPVAGLGTRVLPATKAMPKEMLTIVDKPLIQYVYDEAREAGIEHFIFVTGRNKSVIEDHFDRMFELDATLAARGKKTEQDVLAQNQPEAGAVSFTRQQAPLGLGHAVWCARDIVGNEPFAVVLPDELVLNSPGCLKQMIDTASKLGEKSNVIAVEPVPDHLTHQYGICGVGKRTGKMFEVDGMVEKPAKGTAPSNLSITGRYILQPEIFKILETQERGAGGEIQLTDAMIGLARSQKFYGVEFEGERHDCGSKPGFLRANIAYGLKRPELRDGLIAEMKKYLGQ